One Tolypothrix bouteillei VB521301 DNA window includes the following coding sequences:
- a CDS encoding amidase: MSELVFTPAYQLARMIRDRTVSAVEVLDAYLTQIAKHNSKLNAICTLDEDNARARAKLADEALARGENWGALHGVSVTIKDIFETAGLLTTAGYIPLKDYIPQQDATVVARLKAAGAVILGKTNMAELAGDYQSTNSLFPRVNNPWNLDYTAGGSSGGSAAAVAAGLSPLDLGNDIAGSVRQPAHFCGVYGLKPTDRRISTAGQIPEVPGMPLCIRQMMTVGCFARALEDIRLCFSLIAGADPRRPDVPPIGLDTPSGKSLQNLKIAWIDEWAEVPVASEIRAAMAALSQTLSQAGAQIERWLPKNFDISEILNLYGRMAAYITLYSQPIDRHNMRRSLELIFRTATQGDKSLRKLGNFSRLLPELFNPSLKGYFEALTERDRFTTQMDEALEPWDVWLCPVAATPTFTHRPSWSAVDIDGKLYPYGVANGAYTMPFNLSGHPAVVIPIGQTQNDLPIGIQIVGKRWREMELLAIAAELDRVIGAFSYPSGY; encoded by the coding sequence ATGAGCGAACTGGTCTTTACTCCCGCTTATCAGCTTGCGCGGATGATTCGCGATCGCACTGTTTCTGCTGTCGAGGTTCTTGATGCGTACCTAACTCAGATTGCCAAACACAACTCGAAGTTGAATGCCATTTGCACGCTGGATGAAGACAATGCCCGTGCTAGAGCCAAGCTTGCTGATGAAGCTCTCGCTAGAGGTGAAAACTGGGGTGCTTTGCACGGTGTCTCCGTCACGATTAAAGATATTTTTGAAACAGCAGGGCTGCTCACTACAGCAGGTTACATTCCCCTGAAAGATTATATACCTCAACAAGATGCAACCGTCGTTGCGAGACTCAAAGCAGCAGGAGCAGTCATCCTTGGAAAAACAAACATGGCGGAACTGGCTGGCGATTACCAGAGCACAAATTCCCTGTTCCCACGGGTGAATAATCCTTGGAATTTGGACTACACTGCAGGCGGTAGTTCTGGGGGTAGTGCGGCAGCTGTCGCCGCAGGGCTGTCGCCGTTAGATTTAGGCAACGATATTGCAGGTTCAGTGCGTCAGCCCGCTCACTTCTGTGGCGTATATGGTTTAAAGCCTACCGATCGCCGCATTTCTACAGCAGGGCAGATTCCTGAAGTTCCTGGAATGCCGTTGTGTATTCGACAAATGATGACAGTAGGTTGTTTTGCACGAGCGCTTGAAGATATTCGGCTCTGCTTTTCGTTAATTGCAGGTGCAGATCCCCGACGCCCTGATGTTCCCCCAATTGGACTTGATACTCCCTCTGGTAAGTCTTTGCAGAATCTCAAAATTGCTTGGATAGATGAATGGGCGGAAGTTCCTGTTGCTTCTGAAATTCGAGCCGCAATGGCTGCGCTCTCACAAACTCTTTCTCAAGCTGGTGCCCAAATCGAACGTTGGCTTCCCAAAAACTTTGACATATCAGAAATACTGAACCTTTATGGGCGGATGGCAGCATATATCACTCTATACTCCCAACCAATCGATCGCCATAATATGCGGCGCAGTTTGGAGCTAATTTTCCGCACTGCTACCCAAGGCGACAAATCACTCCGGAAATTAGGGAATTTCAGCCGCTTACTTCCAGAATTGTTTAATCCCAGCCTAAAAGGATATTTTGAGGCCCTCACCGAGCGCGATCGCTTTACTACCCAGATGGATGAGGCATTGGAACCATGGGATGTCTGGCTTTGCCCAGTAGCAGCAACTCCTACCTTTACCCATCGTCCGTCTTGGAGTGCTGTTGACATCGATGGCAAACTCTATCCCTATGGTGTCGCTAACGGGGCTTACACCATGCCATTTAATCTTAGCGGACATCCTGCTGTGGTCATCCCCATCGGCCAAACTCAGAATGATTTGCCGATTGGAATCCAAATTGTTGGGAAGCGGTGGCGTGAGATGGAATTGTTAGCGATAGCGGCTGAGTTAGATCGAGTCATTGGTGCTTTCTCTTACCCATCTGGTTACTAA
- a CDS encoding amino acid permease, which produces MGLGASFHTVMYGYGRIIFSLSRAGYIPRWISVTSENHTPYRALILGTVVGLLCVMVVDVASDAVDAVILNMAVFGALISYILAMLSYIKLKLSYLNLSKLYQSPLGIYGAIVGSILAIFALIACYFVPAYRAGIWGIVIVMLIATVYFFLYSRNRLVAQAPEEVAALNKKI; this is translated from the coding sequence ATTGGCTTAGGAGCTAGCTTTCACACTGTAATGTATGGTTACGGGCGGATAATTTTTTCTCTGTCCCGCGCAGGATATATACCGCGATGGATTTCCGTCACTAGTGAAAACCATACTCCTTACCGGGCATTAATTTTAGGTACAGTCGTCGGATTGTTATGTGTCATGGTCGTTGATGTAGCTAGTGATGCAGTGGACGCGGTGATTTTAAATATGGCTGTATTTGGTGCGCTCATTTCCTATATTCTTGCCATGCTCAGCTACATCAAGCTCAAGTTGAGTTATCTTAATTTATCAAAGCTTTATCAAAGCCCATTAGGGATTTATGGCGCAATTGTTGGGTCTATCCTGGCAATTTTTGCCTTGATTGCTTGTTACTTTGTACCTGCTTATCGAGCAGGTATTTGGGGAATTGTGATTGTTATGTTAATAGCAACTGTTTACTTTTTTTTATACAGCAGAAATCGATTAGTTGCTCAAGCACCTGAAGAAGTAGCAGCACTAAACAAGAAAATTTAA